In Nitrosococcus halophilus Nc 4, the genomic stretch AAATGGGGGCAGAATTTCAGGGGTTATCCTTTTCTACTAAGCTAATCGACGGTCAATTCCCCGACTACAAACGGGTCATACCTGTGGGCTGTGAGAAGCGGTTTGTTGCTGATCGGGAACAATTTAAACAAGCTTTAGGACGGGTAAATATTCTCACTAACGATAAATACCGTGGGGTACGTTTACACTTATCAAATTTAAAGCTACAAGCGACGGTCACGAATTTAGAGCAAGAATCTGCCGAAGAGGAATTAGAGGTTGAGTATCAAGGGGAAAGCTTCGAAATTGCTTTTAATAACTCCTATCTTATTGATGTTCTTAATATTATAAATACTGAGCAAGTTAAATTAGAGTTTACCAACGCGAATAGTAGCTGCCTGATTACTCCTATTGGCGAGGTTGGCAGCAAATATGTGGTAATGCCTATGAGATTGTAGTTAACTGCTAGCGTTAATCTTTTATTTTATTCATTGGCCACTTTTCTAGCCCTGTTTAATGCATATTGCTCATCTTGATATACGCAACTTCAGGAATTTAGAGCACATCGAATTTTATCCCGCAAAAGGCCTCAATATTTTTACAGGTGCCAATGGCAGTGGTAAAACTAGCCTCTTAGAAGCTATTTATTTACTGGGATTGGGACGTTCTTTCCGTAGCTCTCAATTAGCCTCGGTTGTCCGGGGTAACATGAAATCGCTGCGGGTTGTGGCTAGAGTCAAGCAAACCACAGATGCTTTCCAGATCGTAGGAGTAGAGTTCAGCTCTACTGGTTTTCGTGCCCGCATTAATGGAAACGCCGTAAAGAGGCGTTCCCAACTAGCTGCCCAATTACCCTTGCTTTATATGTCCTCCTATAGCCACCTCATACTCGATGGAGGGCCCCGCTACCGTAGACAATGGCTTGATTGGGGACTATTTCACTTGGAGTCTAATTTCCGTGATTTATGGTGGCGCTATCATCGGGCGCTAAAGCAGCGTAATCATGCATTAAGAACCCAGATGCCTAGTTGGCGCCGAGAAATTGATGCCTGGGATAGGGAACTTGCCACCTACGGAGAGCAGGTGACCTCTTTTCGGGAAGCTATTCTCTCTCAGTTGCAAGAGAGCGTATCTCAATTGTTTGCAGTCTTAGCCCACCAAGTTGGGCCTGTGACTATGGAGTTTAAGCGAGGCTGGAGCCGCACCATAGCTCTGGGAGAGGTTCTGAAAGCAACCTTAGATTATGATCGGGCAGCAGGCTATACGCGATATGGCCCCCATCGTGCGGAGGTGGCATTCTACGCAAGCGGAAAAGATGTTAGGGATATACTATCTAGGGGCCAGCAAAAGGTGTTTTGCTATTCCCTGGCGTTGGGTCAGGTAGAGTTATTATGTAAAATAAAAGAACAACATTGTATTTTTTTGATTGACGATTTTACCTCAGAACTTGATGCAGATCATCGAAGACGGGTGTTGGCATTGCTAAATCAATTAGGGATCCAAGTCTTTGTTACTACTGTGGAAACACTAGATAATGAACTGAAGGCCTATCCCGATTCCCAACAGTTCCACGTGGAACTGGGAAAACTCAGAAAAATGGTATAATAAAGAACAACTTTAGGAGCAATAATGAAAGCCAGCACTGCCTACGATTCATCCCATATTAAAGTCTTAAAAGGGTTGGATGCTGTCCGCAAACGCCCTGGTATGTATATTGGGGACACCGATGATGGTACTGGACTCCATCATATGGTGTTCGAAGTGGTGGACAATTCCATCGATGAAGCCCTAGCAGGATTTTGTAATGAAGTGAGTGTCATTGTGCATTCTAATGACACTGTGACTATCTCTGATAATGGACGGGGCATCCCGACCGATATCCACCATGAAGAAGGGCGTTCTGCAGCTGAGGTCATTATGACCGTATTGCATGCTGGGGGGAAATTTGACCACAACTCCTACAAAGTCTCTGGCGGATTACATGGGGTAGGAGTATCAGTGGTTAACGCGCTTTCTTCTACCCTTTTTTTAGAGATTCACCGCGATGGCCAGGTCTACCAACAGCACTATCGTGATGGAGTTCCACAGGCTCCTTTAACGACTGTGGGCTCCACAAAGCATAGTGGGACGACAATTCGGTTTTCGCCAAGCCCTAAGATTTTTTCCAATATCGTTTTTAACTTCGATATTTTTGCTAAACGATTGCGGGAACTAGCGTTTCTTAACGCTGGAGTTCGTATCTTATTAGAGGATGAGCGCGTTGGGCGAAAGGAAGAGTTTCTTTATGAGGGTGGGATACAAGCTTTTGTAGAGCATCTCAATAAAAATAAGACTCCTCTCCACGACAATGTTTTTTACTTCCAAGGAGAACGGGATGACGTCGTCGTGGAATTGGCAATGCAATGGAATGATTCTTATCAAGAGCATTTTTTCTGCTTCACTAATAACATTCCACAGAGGGACGGAGGTACCCACCTCGCTGGCTTTCGATCTGCTCTGACCCGAACTTTGAATCAATATATTGAGAGGGAGGCATTAGCCAAAAAAACCAAGGTCAGCACGACGGGGGATGATGCTCGGGAAGGGCTGACGGCAGTTCTCTCCATAAAAGTGCGAGATCCGAAGTTTTCTTCCCAGACCAAGGAAAAACTAGTCTCCTCTGAGGTTAAACCAGTGGTTGATGCCCTGGTCTCAGAATACTTTCAAAGCTTTTTGTTGGAGCATCCTGCCGATGCTAAAGCCATTGGCAGCAAAATGATAGATGCTGCTCGAGCCAGGGAAGCAGCCCGTAAAGCCAGAGAGTTAACGCGCCGGAAGGGGGCTCTGGATATGGCGGGGTTGCCTGGGAAGTTGGCAGATTGCCAAGAGCGGGATCCAACGCTCTCGGAACTATTTGTGGTAGAGGGAGATTCAGCGGGGGGGTCTGCTAAACAAGGACGTGACCGTAAAAACCAGGCTATCCTTCCTCTTAAGGGTAAAATCCTGAATGTGGAGAAAGCCCGTTTTGACAAAATGCTAAGCTCTGCAGAAGTAGCTACCCTCATTACAGCGCTAGGGTGTGGTGTTGGTCGGGAAGAATATAACCCCGATAAGTTACGGTATCATCGGATCATTATTATGACGGATGCCGATGTTGATGGGTCCCACATACGTACCCTGTTGCTCACTTTTTTTTACCGCCAGATGCCTGAGTTGGTAGAGCGTGGCCATATTTATATTGCTCAACCTCCCCTTTACAAAGTCAAGAGAGGAAAGCAAGAGCGGTATATCCGGGATGACGCTGAGATGGAACGTTATTTAATCAACTTAGCGATTGATAATGCAAAAATCTATTCCGAGCCGGGCGCAACACCCATTGAGGGGGAAACCCTATTAACCCTGGTAACTGATTATTTTCAATTGAAAGGCGCTATCGAGCGGCTTTCTCAACGCTATGATCCTTTATTGCTCGATCAAACATTATATCTTGACACCGTGTCCACTGAGCTGGTGACAGAAGTTAAGCGATTGGAGGTATGGGCTGCTCAGCTAGAGTCACGGGCGAATAGCGCAGCAAGAGATGGTGTACGTTATGAGATTGAGGTCACAACACCAGTTGAAAATCAGGTACCCATTCTCCAAGTGAAGATTACCCGCCATGGAGTGACTACCTATCAGCGTTTTAGCATGGATTTCTTTGCTTCCCCTGATTACCAACATATTCAGAAGTTAGGAAAGCCTTTAGTCAAACTGATTACGACAGAAAGTTATGTCCAACGGAATGACAAGCAACAACCCGTGAGCAGTATTCAAGGAGCGGTCAACTGGTTAATGGAAGAAGCTAGGCGCGGTCAAGCCGTACAGCGCTATAAAGGGCTCGGAGAGATGAATCCAGATCAATTATGGGAAACCACGATGAACCCTGCTACCCGGCGTCTCAGTCAGGTTCGAATTGAGGATGCCATTGCGGCAGATGAAATATTTACCACCTTAATGGGAGACCACGTGGAACCGCGACGAGATTTTATTGAAGCCAATGCGCTAAATGTGGCCCATCTTGATGTTTAGTTTGATAGGTAACCAAAGATTATTAGCTTGAAAAGTATCTTGGGGTAAAAAGGGGGGACATCCTTGTCCCTGGGGTTCAAAAGCTTTTTAACAAACTCGGTTTAATGGAGCTTGATTTTAGGATGGACGCTGCGTCGGAATAAATGGGAAATAGTAAGCATGGTGGTGCGAAAGGGACCAAATAGGGCCATTTGATGCATTTTATAAAGGGAAAGATAAACCAACCGAGCAATTAGCCCTTCTATCATGATGCTACCGGTAATATTTCCCATCAGGTTTCCCACAGTGCTATATCCTCCCAAAGATACCAGCGAACCATAGTCACGGTAGTGATACTCCTGAAGTGGCTTCCCCTCCAGCTGATTACGGATATTTTTATATAACAATTGAGCCTGTTGGTGGGCTGCTTGGGCACGGGGTGGCACCACTCCTTCATGATTTTTCCAGGGGCAGGCGGCACAATCACCTAGAGCAAAAATATTTTCATCACGGGTGGTTTGCAATGTTGGTCTAAGCACCAATTGGTTGAGTTTATTGGTTTCCAGACCATTTATATCCTTTAAGAAATCCGGCGCCTTGATACCGGCTGCCCAGACTTTGATTCGCGCTGGAATAAAACGCCCGCTTTGGGTTTGAATCCCTTTTTCCGTGACTTCAATGACCCGTTCGTTAACCAGGATTTCAACGCCCAGTTTGCCAAGCTGCTTCTCAGTAGAACCAGAGATTCGAGATGGCAACCCTGGTAACAGGCGAGGAGCGGCCTCAATAATACTGAGTTTAATATCGGCGGGCTTGACCTCTAGGCCATAGGCAGTAAATAAACGGGAGACCGCATGTAGTTGGGCAGCCAATTCAATCCCAGTAGCTCCCCCTCCGACAATGGCTACATCGAGTTCACCACTTGCCATGGGTTTGCCTCGGGCATGGGCTCGTAAATAAGACTCTATGATTTGCCGCTGAAAATACTCAGCCTGTTGGGTAGTATCCAAGAAGAGGCAATGTTCCTGGACGCCGGTAATCCCAAAGTCATTGCTGACGCTACCCACTGCGATTATCAAAGTATCATAATTAAAATTACGTCGGGGAATGATCTCTTCTCCTTTTTGATTGTAAGTCGGCGCAACAGAGATTTCCCGTTTCTGGCGATCTAGGCCATCCATCCGCCCGCGGCGATAGCGGAAATGGCTCCAAGCGGCCTGAGCTAGATATTCAATTTCATCTTCGTGGGAATCAAGGGTGCCTGCAGCAACTTCGTGGAGCAAGGGCTTCCAAATATGAGTAGGACTGACTTCTATTAGGATAATCTCAGCTAATCCTGTTTTACCAAGCTTTTTTCCTAATTTAGTTGCTAGCTGTAGGCCTCCAGCCCCGCCACCCACGACGATAATTTTATGTTTACTGTTCCCTGCTTTTTCTGTTGCCATGGTGTATAAGATCTTTGTTAAAAGAAAAAACTTATTCTATCGTGTTTAATTTTGCGGCAATATGAATTCTAGGATGATCATTATCTAGGCTCTGCGCTCATAATGACTAAAATATAGAAAAGTTTCTGGGAGCTCCGCTAGTGAGAGAACATATCCTCTTTCTTACTGGGAAGCTGGCTGAACCCAGCTTGTGCAAAATCCTCAAGGCTATGGAACCGGTGGATTTTGATTACACCGTGAAACAATTGGGATTGAGTGTTGCTGCTTTGATGACGGCAGAGATGGTCGAACGTCGTTTGACGGAAACCGGTGAAGCCACCCGGATTCTGGTGCCAGGCCGTTGTCGCGGCGATTTAGAAAAACTCTCTAAAAAACTGGGGCTGCCTGTGGAGCGAGGGCCAAATGAGCTCAAAGATCTCCCTGCTTACTTTGGTCGTAGTGGTCCAGCCCCTGATCTCAGTCGATACAAGGTGTGTCTCTTTGCTGAAATTGTGGATGCCCCACAACAGTCAGTTCAGGGTATTCTAGACCGGGCTGCCTATTACCGAAGCTGTGGTGCCGATGTTATCGATCTAGGTTTTCTTCCGAGTGAACCTTTTGACCACCTGGAGGAAGCTATTCAGGCCCTTAAGGCGGAAGGGTATTGTTTAAGTGCCGATTCCCTGGAGCCAGAAGATTTAATTCGCGCCGGAAAAGCGGGTGTTGATTATCTACTGAGCCTTACTGAGAAAACTCTCTATATTGCTGATGAAGTGGGTTCTACCCCAATTCTAGTCCCGGCTGCGCGGGGGGATTTGCCTTCCCTGGAGCGGGCGATGGAAAGCCTAGACAAACAGGGGCGTGCTTGGCTTGCTGATCCTATTTTGGAACCTATCCATTTTGGCTTCATGGATTCCCTAGCCCGTTATCATGAACTGCGTCGTCGCTATCCTCAAGCACCCCTCCTGATGGGGGTAGGTAATCTGACGGAGCTAACAGATGCTGATACTACCGGGATCAACGCCATCCTGTTTGGTATTATTTCTGAGCTTGGAATCAGTGCGATTCTGACGACAGAAGTGAGCTCCCATGCTCGGCGGGCAGTCCGGGAAGCAGATCTCGCCCGCCGTATCATGTATGCGGCACGGGAAAACAATGCTCTGCCACAGAATATTGATGATGGGCTGCTATGTCTCCATGAGCGCCGACCTTTCCCCGATTCCTCTAAGGAAATTGCTGAGTTGGCGGCCCGAGTTAGAGATCCCAGCTACCGCATTCGCATCAGTCAGGAAGGAATCCATATTTTTAATCGGGATGGCATCCACAGAGCTCAAGATCCCTTTGATTTATTTCCCCACCTTGCCGTAGCAGGAGATGCAGGCCATGCCTTTTATCTAGGAATAGAGTTAGCACGGGCACAGATTGCCTGGCAGTTAGGCAAGCGCTACAGCCAGGATGAAGAACTAGATTGGGGTTGTGCCTATGAGCAAGAGACAGAAGATCTCATGGAGCAGAAGCCACCCGGTACCACGCTGCAGAACTCTAAGCGGGGGGAGGGCAATGGCAAGGCTTGAAAGCAAGATCCATGAAGTTATCCTCACCACCTTAAGTGAAGACGGGCAGATTCATGCAGCACCCATGGGCATTTGGGAAGAGAAAGGCAATTTTATCGTGGCTCCTTTCAAGCCCTCTACCACCTATAACAATTTATCCCGCTACCCTGAGTGTGTAGTCAACTACACAGACGATGTTCGGGTATTTGCAGGATCGGTTACGGGTCGGCGCCATTGGCCTACCCAAGCAGCTACCCGTGTCTACGGGGGGGTCCTGGTACAAGCTTTGGCCCATAGTGAACTGCGGGTGACTCAATTGCAGGATACGGATCCTCGAGCCCATTTTTATTGCCGGGTAATATACGAAGCGAACCATAGGCCTTTTCGTGGTTTCAACCGGGCCCAAGGGGCCGTTATCGAAGCCGCCGTGTTGGTAAGCCGTTTACATCTCTTACCTTTCGATAAGATTGAAAGAGAATTGAAATATCTCCAAATTGCTGTTGACAAGACTGGAGGACCTCGTGAGTGGGAAGCCTGGGAATGGTTGATGGAACAGGTTCAGCATTATCGTGGGGAGGAAATGAAGTCATGAACCGCTGGCTGGCCAGTGTTCGTAATCTGGAAGAGGTCAGCAGCTTGCTTGCGGAAGGGCCTGACATCATTGATCTTAAGGAACCCAAAGAAGGAGCTTTGGGGGCTCTATCCTCAGAAACCATCTGCCAGGCTGTAGCCTTGATCGGAGGTCGTTGTCCCACTAGTGCCACTATCGGTGATCTCCCCATGGAACCAGCACCCATTTGCCATGCCGTGGAACAAATCGCAGCCACTGGGGTGAACTACGTGAAAATTGGTCTGTTCCCCGATGACCGGGTACCTGATTGCTTGATAGCTCTGCAGCCATTGGCAGTTCAAGGAATTTCTTTGGTAGGCGTGATGTTCGCCGACAAACGGCCCGATTTTTCTTGGATATCCTTGATGGAGAAGGTGGGCTTTACAGGAGCCATGTTGGATACGGCCGCTAAAGATGGCCACAATTTGCTCAGCCATCTGTCACTGGCTGAGCTGAGTGGCTTCGTGCAAACAGCCCGCAGTGGTGGTCTAGTCAGCGGCTTGGCAGGTTCTCTTAGTTTTGAGGATATACCCAAGCTGTTGCCTTTAGGAGCTGATTATTTGGGATTTCGTAGCGCTTTATGCTGTGCTGGGCAGCGGCAATCTAGCCTTGATCCAAAGGCTATTGCTTTGCTTAAGCGCGCTTTGAATAGGCGCTGACAATGGTTTCAAAAAAATACCTTTTAATAACATTATTTGCTTGAAAAGTCCGTGATTGTGGCTTTCTTAAGTTGAGTTAGATAATTTTTATCGATGGGGCTAGAGGGATAAGGAGAGTTTAGAGATAGCTCAGCCACCAGCTTTGGCTACGTTTTTTGAGATGGGCATACCATCGGCACAGGGGATACAGTGCTCCCACTACCATAATCCACACCAGGTAAACCCGCAGCAGGCTAGGTTCGTAGCTTTCCGGAAAGCCGCCGGATTGGGATAGGTACCGCAGTCGATCCCAAGTACCAAATGTCCATCTGATCCAAAGCATCGCCAGGATGTGGATGAGGAGTAGGTGCACAAGGTAGTAGAAAAAGGGGACCTGCCCAAATATCTTCACTCCATCGGCGAGCCGTCCACGCCATTTTTCAATCAAGGGAAGCAAAGCAATGGCTGGGCTTAAGGTCATCAACAGATAGGCGAGCGATGGTGGATACTTCTCGGTATTCAATATCTCAAGGACGCTGAACAGAAGGCCGCGCTCACTGGGCTGCCAGGGCTCAGGGTCACCATAGAGGTTGAAGCCGCGAAGAATAATAAAAGCGGCGACTAATCCTAGGCCGAGTTTATAGAGGAGAGGATTGCGGTGGTCGGCTGGCAGGGTCACAAGGCGGCCAAAGCCATAGCCTGCCACCATTACCCCGAGCCAAGGGATCAGAGGATAGGCGACAAAAAAATAATTGATAATGGGAACTGGCTGGCCCCCCATTTCATGCAAGATGTTCCAGAAGATGGACCAGTCACCGAACTGTTGGGCTTGGATAGGATCAAGTAGGTTATGACCCACTATCATTGTAAGAGCGCTTCCCATGGACACCCAAAATGGCAGATAGAGCATTCCAGCCAGAAAGATCATGGACCAACCAATGGCCCAAATCACCTGAACAAAAAGATAGGGATACCAGCCGAAGGTCCAGGAAAGGTTGATAACTGATAACTCAATAAAGATAAGCCATAGCCCTCTAGTGACTAGAAAACGGGCTAGCTCGTGATGGGAGCAACTTCGGTTGTGGCGGTAGAGGTAGGCGCTGGTTCCAGCTAAAAAGATAAACACTGGCGCACAAAAGTGGGTGATCCAGCGGGTCAAAAACAATCCGGCAGAGGCTTGGGAAAGATCCTCGGGTGGGTAAGGAAAGGGACTGAAGAAATTACGGACATGGTCAATGGCCATGATGACCATAACAATTCCTCGCAGGAGATCCACAGAGACGATGCGGGGTGCAGTGGCTGATGGGATTCCTGGCTGACTCAATGCTGGCTCCTTCTTCGGCCCAGCTTTTGGACACTTATTTTTTATTTAGAGTTCCAGTTTCCACAAAAAGTTTACTTTGTTTGTCCTTTTGAAAGTTACCAGGTGGCTGAACTAGGGGGCATTTGCCTCTAGCATCCAACTGTTTTGTTGCCTGGAACTAATGACTTTCAGGTGGTGACTAATAGTTCACTCGAATAGAGTGCTTTCAAAGTTAGACCCTAGCTTTTTAGGCTTGCTTCATTTCAGGTCATAGTCCCTGGGTGCTTTTCTTGCATTCAAGTTTCGGTGATCGGGCTTATCAAGCAATCACAATGAAGTTTGGTGCCGTAAGTGGGCAATGTTCTTTGTTCTTGTAGGATAAAACCTTAACCTGGCTTGAGTAGGTCTACTCAGAATCACCCACCGTCAGGAAACCAGCTCTCTCCTGGGGGAGCCTGAAAACTGTGATAATCCATGAGGTTCGATGAGCTGGCCGAATCTTTATGAGGTTAAATCAAAGATGGTTCCACGCCGTTTTCTGGTGGTATTTTTTTTGGTCGTTATCCTATTTGGGGCGGGGTTGCTTGCCTTTCCCATTGGAAAAAACGCTTACCAACCTCCGCCTCCCACCGCCAAATTTGATCTGTCAAAATTGGAAACAGAACCTGTGTGCCCGGAGGTGGATCCCCTATGGCGGAAATCCCAGGTTATTGATGGTGTTTTGATAGAGGAGTCTCCCCTTTGTCATCCAGATAATCCCGCCTTAGTGGCCGCTTTTGTGAAAGGCACTAACAATATTTCCCATGATACCTTGATGGAATCAGGGTTGGCGATGGATGCCGTTACCAAGGGGGAAGACTTGGATGGGGACGGTGACCCGGATGTTATTGAGATCCGACTTGAAGTGGCTGAATTAAACGGGCGTTCCCCCGACTATGCTGAGCCTATTCCCGGTTATTTCATTGCTCCAGGTATTCAGCCCGGCTTTTGGGCCTTTGTCCCTAAAACCCATGGCATGTCTACTGAAAACTTCGAAAGCCTGAAGGCTAACCCATTACTGCGGTTGCCTTCCCCTACCATCCGGGTCGAAGCAGGGGATAGGATAAGAATAATTCTGGAAAATACCCATTATCTGCCTCACACGATCCATTTTCATGGGGTCGATCATCCTTACATGAATGGGATGGGCAAAGGTAATGATGGGGTGCCAGAGACGAGCCACCGACCGGTGATGCCTGGAGAAAGTTTTATTTATGAAATGAAGCCAAGGCAGACGGGTACCATGCTCTATCATTGCCATGAACAAGCGCCTGTCCATGTCATGCTAGGGTTGATGGGGATGTTCGTTGTGGAAGAGAATCGCCCTAATAACTGGGTCCAAACCTTAAATGTGGGAGCAGGACAGGTGCGTCATCCTTCCGTGGCTGTTAAAGAAAATTACGATCGGGAATATGATCTGATTTACCAAGAGGTGGACCAGGATCTTAATAATTTGATTAGAACAGCAAATGATCCCCGCTTGATCGCCAAGGCCACCACCCGCGGCTATGATATGACTGAGGGTACCCCTGATTACTTTTTGCTCAATGGACAATCATTTCCCTATACGTTGCGAGAATCACTTATCGTTGTCAATGCCAATGAACGTGTCAAATTGCGTTTGGCCAATGGGGGAGACGATAAGTACATCGCTATCCATAGCCATGGACACAGGATGAGAATCACCCATTATGACGGGATAGAGCATAACCCGGAGGCTCAGGTTACGCGGGATGTGGCTGATCTCAGTCCAGCCCAGCGCTTGGATTTAGTCCTCACTACCATTGATGATGGTTTGCATAGCTTCGGCGAAGGGGTATGGATGTTTCACGACCACCAAGAGAAGGCGCTGACTTCTGACGGGATGTATCCAGGGGGAGGAATTACCTTGATTGTTTATCGCTCCTACCTTGGTGAAAATTATATGCCGCTACTCCACGGTGTCGATATCAAGCCATTTTTCTCTAAAGCATTCTATGAAAGAAAAGTACCGGCTTGGAGTAGCTATGACGAAGCAGGCATGTTAGGTGATCCTGAACTGGTAACTGGCTTCGTTAGTATCCGCTCTCTATCATTAACTTTCCTTGCGGGATTGCTGTTAGGAGGCATTGTGATTGTAATGGGCGCACTCAAAAGACGTGCTTCGTAAGTCATACGGTCTGGCCACGCTGACCCTAAGTGCCTTAGTGCTCATTTAAAGGAAACTGGTCCCCATGGAAATATCTCCCATGGGGACCAATTTATTCAATAAAAATTTTCTTCTATGGAGAGAAGCTAGGCTTCTTGGTGGTAAGCCACTACCCGTTCCACTTCGTTTTTAGAGCCGAGGATGACAGGTACTCGTTGGTGAATACCTTCGGGATCTACTTCTAAAATGCGCTGTTGGCTGGTGGAGCTGGCACCGCCGGCTTGTTCCACGATGAAACTCATGGGGTTGGCTTCATACATTAAACGCAATCGGCCAGGTTTACTCGGGTCCCGGCTATCCCAGGGGTACATAAAAATCCCGCCGCGGGTCAGAATCCGGTAGACTTCCGCCACCATGGAGGCAACCCAGCGCATGTTGAAATTCTTGCCTCGGGGACCTTCCTTCCCTTGTATGCATTCCTCAATATACCGTTGTACCGGTGCTTCCCAGAAACGTTGATTAGACATATTGATGGCGAATTCCCCAGTGTCCTCCGGAATGGTCATATTTGGATGGGTGAGGATAAATTCGCCAATGTCCTGGTCTAGGGTGAAACCATTGACGCCATGGCCGGTCGTTAACACCATCATGGTAGTAGGACCGTAGATGCAAAATCCAGCGCACACTTGCTGGGTACCCGGTTGTAGGAAATCTTTCTCGGTGGGTTCAGGCACACCATCCGGGCAGCGTAGAATGGAGAAGATGGTGCCTACCGAGATGTTGACATCAATGTTGGAAGAGCCATCCAAAGGATCAAAAAGCAGAAGGTATTTACCCTTAGGATATTGGCTAGGAATGGAAATGATACCTTCAACTTCTTCTGAGGCCATGGCGGCTAGATGCCCGGTCCATTCCAGAGACTTCACCATGACTTCATTGCTGATCACGTCGAGTTTTTTCTGGCCTTCGCCTTGAACATTTTCGGTCCCCGCAGCCCCTAGTATATCGATGAGACCACCACGGTTAACTAAGTGGGAGATAGTTTTACAGGCAGTCACGATATCGTTAAGCAGCCCGGTAAAATCGCCTGTAGCGTTGGGGATACTGCGTTGTTCCTCGATAATGAACTGAGTTAAAAAGGTACCACTATGCATAAATTAATCATCCTCATTGCGTGTTTAATGAAAAACAAAAACTTAATGGAAAATGGATGGAGAAAGGGCTGTATACCCTGAGCTAAATCGTCAGAATCCAAATAACAATGGGTAATATTTAACTTAAAAGTTGAGTTAAAACCGACATGGGGGATGCATCCCTGCTCAATCGAATGTTATACCCAAGGATATTGGTATTCTGCCCAAATGCTGTCCCTCGTCCTTGACTCAGCCGTGGGGGTAGACTGCCTTTGGGGCCAGAGGGGGAGGGTTATCATGTCCATTTGGGGTACAAAAAAGGCGCTATTATACCAATAACAGGAAATAAAATTTCCATATGGGCGTGAAAGAGTATATTTTTAAGCAGTTTCTTGGATCTGGATCAAAATCTCACCATGGCCCAAGGTGGCCATATCGCCGCAAAAACGATGGACCCGGCCCGTTTTAGTGAGGGTGGTAAAGCGGGTTTCTAGATTCTGGTAAGATTTCAGCATAAGGGGTAAAAACCCCAACGTGTGACGGCCACAGTCATTAAACGTCGCGCTCAGCTTAGCGGGAGCTTGCCAAAGCAAAAGAGTTCCTCGCTTCATGCCATATCCTGGATAATTTCCAGTTTTACCCAGCACTGCAATCGTGCCCGCTAACATGCGTGAGCCTAAGTAATCACCTGCGTTTCCTTCGATAAGTAAAGTTCCTCGACGCATGTGATCTCCAGCACGGGCACCCACATTTCCACTGACAATCACCGTTCCCCCGGCCATGCCGATTTTGTTACCGGGGCGGGCGGCCCCTAGGAAATCACCACTATTACCCTCGATTCGGAGTAATCCCCCCCCCATTTCACAGCCCGCAAAAGCACCGCTATTGCCGCGGACATTAATTTGACCGGCATTCATGCCCATGCCTGCATAGGCACCGCAAGGACCCTGGACTTCGATTTGGCCGCCAGAAAGATTTTTACCTAGGTAATCTAGCAGGGCGGTTTCTCCAGTGAAAACCAG encodes the following:
- a CDS encoding class 1 fructose-bisphosphatase, producing MHSGTFLTQFIIEEQRSIPNATGDFTGLLNDIVTACKTISHLVNRGGLIDILGAAGTENVQGEGQKKLDVISNEVMVKSLEWTGHLAAMASEEVEGIISIPSQYPKGKYLLLFDPLDGSSNIDVNISVGTIFSILRCPDGVPEPTEKDFLQPGTQQVCAGFCIYGPTTMMVLTTGHGVNGFTLDQDIGEFILTHPNMTIPEDTGEFAINMSNQRFWEAPVQRYIEECIQGKEGPRGKNFNMRWVASMVAEVYRILTRGGIFMYPWDSRDPSKPGRLRLMYEANPMSFIVEQAGGASSTSQQRILEVDPEGIHQRVPVILGSKNEVERVVAYHQEA
- a CDS encoding formylmethanofuran dehydrogenase subunit C; the protein is MNTLTLTLKTAPPQGVDVSPLTPENLAGLSKAEIGSIALVTGNRRLRVDELFEISGDNTKHLVFTGETALLDYLGKNLSGGQIEVQGPCGAYAGMGMNAGQINVRGNSGAFAGCEMGGGLLRIEGNSGDFLGAARPGNKIGMAGGTVIVSGNVGARAGDHMRRGTLLIEGNAGDYLGSRMLAGTIAVLGKTGNYPGYGMKRGTLLLWQAPAKLSATFNDCGRHTLGFLPLMLKSYQNLETRFTTLTKTGRVHRFCGDMATLGHGEILIQIQETA